From a region of the Desulfovibrio sp. genome:
- the thiL gene encoding thiamine-phosphate kinase has translation MATPHPTASQGALSEDSILACLGRHFPQTGPSLLLGRGDDCAVLKGTRPLAVSSDMFLEDVHFRRSYFTPAETGYKALAVNVSDLAACGARPVGFTLCLGLPGWVDTVWLDAFFSGMAGLAAEHNMVLAGGDLSSCERLHISVTVWGEPADPGTFLVRGGSMPGDVLFVVGRLGLARVGLSMLEALGRAAIEAWPAACAAHLHPEPQVDAGLMLARAGFNARPPALMDVSDGIMRDLPRLLGLTGEMSAGGASGRGTLGAEILLARGQLHPEVVRHAEMQGKNPVHEALLGGEDYALLGSCAPDMLPPLHAAIPGLTSIGVVTAGGGLVCNNEPLDSLAAMRGFDHFDRSRQGA, from the coding sequence ATGGCCACGCCCCACCCCACCGCCTCACAGGGCGCACTTTCTGAAGACAGCATACTGGCATGTCTGGGCAGGCATTTTCCGCAAACCGGGCCATCCTTGCTGCTGGGCCGTGGCGACGACTGCGCCGTGCTCAAGGGTACGCGCCCCCTGGCCGTAAGCAGCGACATGTTTCTGGAAGACGTGCACTTTCGCCGGTCGTACTTTACCCCGGCAGAAACGGGCTACAAGGCGCTGGCCGTCAACGTGAGCGACCTTGCTGCCTGCGGCGCGCGGCCTGTGGGCTTTACCCTGTGCCTGGGCCTGCCGGGATGGGTGGATACCGTGTGGCTGGACGCCTTTTTTTCCGGCATGGCGGGCCTGGCCGCAGAGCACAACATGGTGCTGGCCGGAGGAGACCTGTCGAGCTGCGAGCGGCTGCACATTTCGGTAACCGTGTGGGGAGAACCGGCAGATCCCGGCACATTTCTGGTGCGTGGCGGCAGCATGCCGGGCGACGTGCTGTTTGTGGTGGGGCGGCTGGGCCTTGCCCGTGTGGGCCTGAGCATGCTTGAAGCACTGGGCCGCGCCGCCATTGAAGCATGGCCTGCGGCCTGCGCCGCACACCTGCACCCAGAGCCGCAGGTGGATGCTGGCCTAATGCTGGCAAGGGCCGGATTCAATGCCCGCCCCCCGGCTCTTATGGATGTTTCAGACGGCATCATGCGCGACCTGCCCCGCCTGCTGGGCCTTACCGGCGAAATGAGCGCGGGCGGCGCATCCGGGCGCGGCACGCTGGGGGCAGAGATTCTGCTGGCCCGTGGGCAACTGCACCCCGAGGTGGTGCGCCATGCCGAAATGCAGGGCAAGAACCCGGTTCACGAGGCCCTGCTGGGCGGCGAGGATTACGCTCTGCTGGGCTCGTGCGCGCCAGACATGCTGCCGCCCCTGCACGCCGCCATACCGGGCCTTACCAGCATTGGCGTGGTGACAGCGGGCGGTGGGCTTGTGTGCAACAACGAACCGCTGGACAGCCTTGCGGCCATGCGCGGCTTTGACCACTTTGACCGCAGCAGACAGGGTGCCTGA
- a CDS encoding glycosyltransferase family 2 protein codes for MRAHIGVVTWNRLELTRRCLSSLLQQTPPGYGLTVVDNGSTDGTQEHLQTLASQHQHMRLHLLRRNMGVAVASNLAWDDAAGADFYVKLDNDVEVRDPQWLHRLMHMLADNPLLGMAGYRLCAKHEGSPITLTDGSPALEVACCNGACACVPRAVHEQLGFWNEGFGRYGFEDLEYSWRARKAGFRLAYALQQDVLHHLGAEPEFVDPQLESGKRVSHTADLSGTKAYLIYLLLYEKGVIPLKVGRKYLPTSGPDGLTFTLNPAHKALQRLMLRLVGSVDASQQDELSQLDLRGWQK; via the coding sequence ATGCGCGCGCACATCGGTGTGGTCACATGGAACAGGCTTGAGCTGACCCGGCGCTGCCTTTCCAGCCTGTTGCAGCAAACCCCGCCGGGCTACGGCCTGACAGTTGTGGACAACGGCAGCACCGACGGCACGCAGGAACATCTGCAAACCCTGGCCAGCCAGCACCAGCACATGCGTCTGCACCTCCTGCGCCGCAATATGGGTGTTGCCGTGGCCTCAAACCTTGCCTGGGACGATGCCGCCGGGGCCGACTTTTACGTCAAGCTCGACAACGATGTGGAAGTACGCGACCCGCAGTGGCTGCACCGCCTCATGCACATGCTGGCCGACAACCCCCTGCTGGGCATGGCTGGCTACAGGCTTTGCGCCAAACACGAAGGCTCGCCCATCACCCTGACTGACGGCTCGCCCGCGCTGGAAGTAGCCTGCTGTAACGGGGCCTGCGCATGCGTACCCCGCGCCGTACACGAGCAGCTTGGCTTCTGGAACGAGGGCTTTGGCCGCTATGGCTTTGAAGACCTCGAATACAGCTGGCGCGCCCGCAAGGCTGGCTTCAGGCTGGCCTACGCCCTCCAGCAGGATGTCCTGCACCACCTTGGCGCAGAGCCGGAATTTGTGGATCCGCAGCTGGAAAGCGGCAAGCGCGTCAGCCATACCGCCGATCTCTCGGGTACCAAGGCCTATCTCATCTATCTGCTGCTGTACGAAAAGGGTGTCATACCTCTCAAGGTGGGGCGCAAATACCTGCCCACCAGCGGCCCCGACGGCCTGACCTTTACCCTCAACCCCGCCCACAAGGCCCTGCAGCGCCTGATGCTGCGCCTTGTCGGCAGCGTGGACGCCAGCCAGCAGGACGAACTTTCGCAGCTCGACCTGCGCGGATGGCAAAAATAA
- a CDS encoding class II aldolase/adducin family protein, with product MSTLQQQAPHSGERQLAIPARMAEDFRAVCRDAWKQGLLSGCNGNASLRLGEHAPSLICITRSGASKGRLTTADCCLMDVNTGTAVVGGPASTESGMHLAIYRTRPDCTAILHTHPRRLLALSLRLAGRHENFLRLPLFEAEVWRARLGFAPALPPGTTDLAEAVAAAARDKDAVWMAGHGLCCLGRSLGDALCLAEELEHLAALQILATV from the coding sequence ATGAGCACTTTACAGCAGCAGGCCCCCCACAGCGGCGAGCGACAGCTTGCCATTCCCGCCCGGATGGCCGAAGACTTTCGCGCCGTGTGCCGCGATGCATGGAAACAGGGTCTGCTCTCTGGCTGCAACGGCAACGCCAGCTTGCGTCTGGGCGAGCATGCGCCCAGCCTGATCTGCATTACCCGCAGCGGCGCTTCCAAGGGCAGACTGACCACAGCCGACTGCTGCCTCATGGACGTAAACACGGGTACTGCCGTGGTCGGCGGCCCGGCTTCCACAGAATCGGGCATGCATCTGGCCATTTACCGCACCCGGCCAGACTGTACAGCCATTCTGCACACCCATCCCCGCCGTCTGCTGGCGCTGAGCCTGCGGCTGGCTGGAAGGCACGAGAATTTTTTGCGTCTGCCGCTTTTTGAGGCCGAGGTGTGGCGGGCCAGGCTTGGCTTTGCGCCTGCCCTGCCCCCCGGCACCACCGACCTTGCCGAAGCCGTGGCCGCTGCAGCCAGAGACAAGGATGCCGTGTGGATGGCAGGGCATGGCCTGTGCTGCCTTGGCCGCAGCCTGGGCGATGCCCTGTGCCTAGCTGAAGAACTGGAGCATCTGGCCGCCTTGCAGATACTTGCCACGGTCTGA
- a CDS encoding DUF4198 domain-containing protein: MTHFRTKLCAALALVGLMLSTGAQAHEFILKPDTATPAAGQKTRIQAQAAHVFMVSEEAEKPENVRLYLLQGDKKTDIALTEDKALASLVGNFALSQNGPALLVGHRLPQIWCETTQGEMEGSRAALEAKGMKIKSSGKYEKFAKTLLNPSHDDKLYAKALGQDLELVLLTNPADIKPGSPLNVQVLLHGKPVPNAAVGLTHDAFSKEQDTYKFKAQTDAQGKASFTIDAPALWMLRTTMVEKTPGADADEHNRRATYVFPVK, from the coding sequence ATGACACATTTCCGCACCAAGCTCTGCGCTGCTCTGGCCCTTGTGGGGCTTATGCTTTCCACCGGCGCTCAGGCACACGAATTCATTCTCAAACCCGATACCGCCACCCCCGCCGCCGGGCAGAAAACCCGCATTCAGGCACAGGCCGCCCATGTGTTCATGGTCAGCGAAGAAGCCGAAAAACCCGAAAACGTACGCCTGTACCTGCTGCAGGGCGACAAAAAAACCGACATCGCCCTGACGGAAGACAAGGCGCTGGCCTCCCTGGTGGGCAACTTTGCCCTGTCGCAGAACGGCCCTGCCCTGCTTGTGGGACACCGCCTGCCCCAGATCTGGTGCGAAACCACCCAGGGTGAAATGGAAGGCAGCCGCGCCGCTCTTGAAGCCAAGGGCATGAAGATCAAGTCTTCGGGCAAGTACGAAAAATTCGCCAAAACCCTGCTCAACCCCAGCCATGACGACAAACTGTACGCCAAGGCTCTGGGGCAGGATCTGGAGCTGGTGCTGCTTACCAACCCGGCAGACATCAAGCCCGGCAGCCCCCTCAACGTGCAGGTGCTGCTGCACGGCAAGCCTGTGCCCAACGCCGCCGTGGGCCTGACCCACGATGCCTTCAGCAAGGAGCAGGACACATACAAGTTCAAGGCCCAGACCGATGCGCAGGGCAAGGCGTCCTTTACCATTGACGCACCCGCCCTTTGGATGCTGCGCACCACCATGGTGGAAAAGACCCCCGGTGCCGATGCCGACGAGCACAACCGCCGCGCTACCTATGTCTTTCCTGTGAAGTAG
- the serS gene encoding serine--tRNA ligase, producing the protein MIDLKLVQKQPEVLTTALTNRHSDLDVNEFLALDARRRALLTEVETLKSRRNAASAEVAAKKRAGEDASALLAEMSGVADRIKELDVETAQAKSDVETWLMRVPNLPDACVPVGKDESENVEVCRWGTPREFDFEPREHGDLGVALGGLDFERAARLTGSRFVVSLKWGARLERALVNFFLDQHTVEEDYIEVCPPYMVNRASMTGTGQLPKFEEDLFKLREWEYYLIPTAEVPLTNLHAGEVLDETDLPRAYCAATPCFRSEAGSAGKDTRGLIRMHQFTKVEMVRFAHPDDSFNQLEIMRGNACKLLELLELPYRVITLCTGDMGFSSAKTYDVEVWLPTQKTFREISSCSNCTDFQARRADIRFKPKGGKAMFLHTLNGSGLPTGRTMAAILENCQQKDGSLVLPKALVPYMGGVEVIEPK; encoded by the coding sequence ATGATTGACCTCAAACTGGTGCAAAAACAGCCCGAAGTGCTGACCACGGCTCTGACCAACCGGCATTCGGATCTGGACGTAAACGAATTTTTGGCGCTGGACGCCCGCCGCCGCGCCCTGCTTACAGAGGTGGAAACCCTCAAAAGTCGCCGCAACGCGGCCTCGGCAGAAGTGGCCGCAAAAAAACGCGCCGGCGAGGACGCCTCAGCCCTGCTGGCTGAGATGAGCGGCGTTGCCGACCGCATCAAGGAACTGGACGTGGAAACCGCCCAGGCCAAGAGCGATGTGGAAACCTGGCTCATGCGCGTGCCCAACCTGCCCGATGCCTGTGTGCCTGTGGGCAAGGACGAGTCGGAAAACGTGGAAGTATGCCGCTGGGGCACGCCGCGTGAATTTGATTTTGAGCCGCGCGAGCACGGCGACCTGGGCGTTGCCCTGGGCGGCCTTGATTTTGAGCGCGCCGCCCGCCTTACGGGCAGCCGCTTTGTGGTTTCGCTCAAGTGGGGCGCCCGCCTCGAGCGTGCGCTGGTAAACTTTTTTCTCGACCAGCACACGGTGGAAGAGGACTACATTGAAGTTTGCCCGCCCTACATGGTCAACCGCGCCAGCATGACCGGCACGGGCCAGCTGCCCAAGTTTGAGGAAGACCTGTTCAAACTGCGCGAGTGGGAATACTACCTTATTCCCACGGCCGAGGTGCCCCTTACCAACCTGCACGCGGGCGAAGTGCTGGACGAGACCGACCTGCCCCGCGCCTACTGCGCGGCCACGCCCTGCTTCCGTTCCGAGGCTGGCAGTGCGGGCAAGGACACGCGCGGGCTTATCCGCATGCACCAGTTCACCAAGGTGGAAATGGTGCGCTTTGCCCACCCCGATGACAGCTTCAACCAGCTTGAGATCATGCGTGGTAACGCCTGCAAGCTGCTTGAACTGCTTGAGCTGCCCTACCGGGTAATCACGCTCTGCACGGGCGATATGGGCTTCAGCTCTGCCAAAACCTACGACGTGGAAGTGTGGCTGCCCACGCAGAAGACATTTCGCGAAATTTCGTCCTGCTCCAACTGCACAGATTTTCAGGCCCGCAGGGCGGATATCCGCTTCAAGCCCAAGGGTGGCAAGGCCATGTTTCTGCACACGCTTAACGGTTCAGGCCTGCCCACTGGCCGCACCATGGCTGCCATTCTTGAAAACTGTCAGCAAAAGGACGGCAGCCTCGTGCTGCCCAAGGCGCTGGTTCCCTACATGGGCGGCGTGGAAGTTATCGAACCCAAGTAG